One Phenylobacterium hankyongense DNA segment encodes these proteins:
- a CDS encoding peptidylprolyl isomerase encodes MMLPRNVTGQAARGAAIAAALFAASLPLGVQAQTLRGSLKAQPTPLAATPAPAPAAPAPPAGPRPISESVAAIVNDEIISTYDLAQRMRLLIATSGVQPTEETLPQFQREALVSLVDERLQLQELRRVEKEQKISIVADDAEVKEELAGMAQQNNLKPDAFLGSLRSQGISPETLYQQIRAQMSWQRWIRGRYGSRLRIGEDQIKATQTRMTSAASKPQYQISEVLIDASRVGGMDAAKQGAQQLVTQMQQGAPFAAVARQFSAAPTAAAGGDAGWVSQGEMPPEVEAALEQLRPGQLSAPIPVKDGVYIVYLRDKRAGAGATLVNLKQAAVALPATATAGDIEAARVKLESLRLAVKGCDDLEPAAAKIPGIVAGDLGEAEIADLAPEFRTAAQTLNVGQFSAPIRTKVGLHVVAVCGKHASGSAQADHDQIENRLYGQQLSMISRRYMRDLRNSATIETR; translated from the coding sequence ATGATGCTACCGCGTAACGTCACGGGCCAGGCGGCGCGGGGCGCGGCCATCGCCGCGGCCCTCTTCGCGGCCAGCCTGCCCCTGGGCGTACAGGCGCAGACGCTCCGCGGATCGCTCAAGGCGCAGCCGACCCCGCTCGCCGCGACGCCGGCGCCTGCGCCCGCAGCGCCCGCGCCTCCCGCCGGGCCGCGGCCGATCTCCGAATCGGTGGCGGCGATCGTCAACGACGAGATCATCTCCACCTACGACCTGGCGCAGCGCATGCGCCTGCTGATCGCGACCTCCGGCGTACAGCCCACCGAAGAAACCCTGCCCCAGTTCCAGCGCGAAGCGCTGGTCTCCCTGGTCGACGAGCGCCTGCAGCTGCAGGAGCTCCGCCGCGTGGAGAAGGAGCAGAAGATCAGCATCGTCGCCGACGACGCCGAGGTGAAGGAAGAGCTCGCCGGCATGGCGCAGCAGAACAACCTCAAGCCGGACGCCTTCCTCGGCAGCCTGCGCTCGCAGGGCATCAGCCCCGAAACCCTCTACCAGCAGATCCGCGCCCAGATGAGCTGGCAGCGCTGGATCCGCGGCCGCTACGGCTCGCGCCTGCGGATTGGCGAAGACCAGATCAAGGCCACCCAGACCCGCATGACGTCCGCGGCCTCCAAGCCGCAGTACCAGATCAGCGAGGTCCTGATCGACGCCAGCCGCGTGGGCGGCATGGACGCCGCCAAGCAGGGCGCCCAGCAGCTGGTCACCCAGATGCAGCAGGGCGCGCCCTTTGCGGCCGTGGCCCGCCAGTTCTCCGCCGCCCCCACCGCCGCGGCGGGCGGCGACGCCGGCTGGGTGAGCCAGGGCGAGATGCCGCCGGAGGTCGAGGCGGCGCTCGAGCAGCTCCGCCCCGGCCAGCTCTCCGCGCCGATCCCGGTGAAGGACGGCGTCTATATCGTCTATCTGCGCGACAAGCGGGCGGGCGCCGGCGCCACCCTGGTCAATCTCAAGCAGGCGGCGGTCGCGCTGCCGGCCACGGCCACGGCCGGCGACATCGAAGCCGCCCGGGTGAAGCTGGAATCCCTGCGGCTGGCGGTGAAGGGCTGCGACGACCTCGAACCCGCGGCCGCCAAGATCCCCGGCATCGTCGCCGGCGACCTCGGCGAGGCGGAAATCGCCGACCTTGCGCCGGAATTCCGGACCGCGGCCCAAACCCTCAACGTCGGCCAGTTTTCGGCCCCGATCCGCACCAAGGTCGGACTGCACGTGGTGGCGGTCTGCGGCAAGCACGCGTCCGGCTCCGCCCAGGCGGATCACGACCAGATCGAGAACCGCCTCTACGGCCAGCAGCTCAGCATGATCTCCAGGCGTTATATGCGGGACCTCCGCAACTCCGCCACGATCGAGACCAGGTGA
- a CDS encoding LPS-assembly protein LptD, with the protein MPSAAAKHALLAGAALALVLPVAAHAQPQDLLHDRGQVLNPAPGQSRRPARAAPVNNDGLAADELYMEADELIRDDQAKTTTARGSVEIRYQGRTLRADRVVYQEGPGQADGQGVIRAYGHVQTINADGTTEFADQLTLDDKMRAGVALGFSARLQDNVKIAGASAVRRNENIQELNRAIYTPCAICAANGKAKAPTWSISADRVVQDKARRIIYYRNARIHILGVPLIYLPVFWHADPQADRASGLLAPRIGFSNRRGFSYEQPYLQVLSPSSDLVISPQINTKVNPLLNGEYRQRFYSGDIDIRFGYTHDRDFDSQGQKFGSDTNRSYILGRGAFQIDDKWRWGFTAERTSDNLLFDKYEIGKVYESRGPYIADDRRLISQVYAVRQDQQSYVSAAAISIQGLRPSLTDPTVIENNRTFPVIAPLVEAHYEPLSTLFGGRLQVDGSAVALTRDQAPNTTVPTPGIDSRRVTAEVDWRRIFTAPIGLRIEPFVHVRTDAYSVSDILTGVGSQTTSLTTSRALGVAGADISYPLYRRWRDATVVLEPLAQIAVSPRAHQIVVGHDSTGAPIYLNEDSVALEFDETNLFQANKMPGYDLYEDGARLNVAGRGSVLWDDGRRASLLVGRSFRDTPNDIFTTTSGLRERASDWIVAGDAQPVKGLSVFARARLDADSFAIHRLEAGANVSSKWGSGYVRYLTDESSTSTTTSATGVVTPVITKTENFDVGGELRLAKNWGLTAYGNRDLVQQAWVIRDVGVFYTDDCLRVDVIYRKEDTVVGRLGPSESVQVRLTLATLGGPLYGR; encoded by the coding sequence ATGCCGTCTGCCGCCGCCAAGCACGCGCTCCTCGCCGGCGCGGCGCTGGCCCTTGTCCTGCCCGTGGCCGCGCATGCCCAGCCCCAGGACCTGCTCCACGACCGCGGCCAGGTCCTCAATCCCGCGCCCGGCCAGTCCCGCCGCCCCGCGCGCGCCGCGCCGGTGAACAACGACGGCCTGGCGGCCGACGAGCTCTATATGGAAGCCGACGAGCTCATCCGCGACGACCAGGCCAAGACCACGACGGCCCGGGGCTCGGTGGAGATCCGCTACCAGGGCCGCACCCTGCGCGCCGACCGGGTGGTCTACCAGGAGGGGCCGGGCCAGGCCGACGGCCAGGGCGTGATCCGCGCCTACGGCCACGTGCAGACGATCAATGCCGACGGCACGACCGAGTTCGCCGACCAGCTCACCCTGGACGACAAGATGCGCGCCGGCGTGGCGCTCGGCTTCTCGGCGCGGCTGCAGGACAACGTCAAGATCGCCGGCGCCAGCGCCGTTCGCCGCAACGAGAACATCCAGGAGCTCAATCGGGCGATCTACACCCCCTGCGCGATCTGCGCGGCGAACGGCAAGGCCAAGGCGCCGACCTGGTCGATCAGCGCCGATCGCGTGGTGCAGGATAAGGCCAGGCGGATCATCTACTACCGCAACGCCCGTATCCACATCCTCGGGGTGCCGCTCATCTACCTGCCGGTGTTCTGGCACGCCGATCCCCAGGCCGACCGCGCGTCCGGCCTGCTGGCGCCGCGCATCGGCTTCTCCAACCGCCGCGGCTTCTCCTACGAGCAGCCCTACCTGCAGGTGCTCTCGCCCTCGTCCGACCTGGTGATCAGCCCGCAGATCAACACCAAGGTGAACCCGCTCCTGAACGGCGAGTACCGGCAGCGCTTCTATTCCGGCGATATCGACATCCGGTTCGGCTACACCCACGATCGCGACTTCGACAGCCAGGGGCAGAAGTTCGGCTCCGACACCAACCGCAGCTACATCCTCGGCCGCGGGGCGTTCCAGATCGACGACAAGTGGCGCTGGGGCTTCACCGCCGAGCGCACGTCGGACAACCTGCTCTTCGACAAGTACGAGATCGGCAAGGTCTACGAGAGCCGTGGGCCCTACATCGCCGACGACCGGCGGCTGATCTCCCAGGTCTATGCGGTGCGCCAGGACCAGCAGTCCTATGTGTCCGCCGCGGCCATCAGCATCCAGGGCCTGCGGCCGAGCCTGACCGACCCCACGGTGATCGAGAACAACCGGACCTTCCCGGTGATCGCGCCGCTGGTGGAGGCCCATTACGAGCCGCTGTCGACCCTGTTCGGCGGTCGGCTGCAGGTCGACGGCAGCGCCGTGGCGCTGACCCGCGATCAGGCGCCCAACACCACCGTGCCCACCCCCGGCATCGACAGCCGGCGCGTCACCGCGGAGGTCGATTGGCGCCGCATCTTCACCGCGCCCATCGGCCTGCGGATCGAACCCTTCGTGCACGTGCGCACCGACGCCTACAGCGTCAGCGACATCCTGACCGGCGTCGGGTCGCAGACCACCTCGCTGACGACATCCAGGGCGCTGGGCGTCGCGGGCGCGGACATCTCCTATCCGCTGTACCGGCGCTGGCGCGACGCCACGGTGGTGCTGGAGCCCCTGGCGCAGATCGCCGTCTCGCCGCGGGCGCACCAGATCGTGGTCGGCCACGACTCCACCGGCGCCCCGATCTACCTGAACGAAGACAGCGTCGCCCTGGAGTTCGACGAGACCAACCTGTTCCAGGCCAACAAGATGCCGGGCTACGACCTCTACGAGGACGGCGCGCGGCTGAACGTCGCCGGTCGCGGCTCTGTGCTGTGGGACGATGGGCGTCGCGCCAGCCTGCTGGTGGGCCGCAGCTTCCGCGACACGCCCAACGACATCTTCACGACCACCTCCGGCCTGCGCGAACGGGCTTCCGACTGGATCGTGGCGGGCGACGCCCAGCCGGTGAAGGGACTCTCGGTCTTCGCCCGGGCGCGCCTGGACGCCGACAGCTTCGCCATCCATCGGCTCGAGGCCGGCGCCAACGTCTCCTCCAAGTGGGGGTCCGGCTACGTCCGCTACCTGACCGACGAGTCGAGCACGAGCACGACCACGAGCGCCACGGGCGTCGTCACTCCGGTGATCACCAAGACCGAGAACTTCGACGTCGGCGGCGAACTGCGCCTCGCCAAGAACTGGGGTCTCACCGCCTACGGCAACCGCGACCTCGTCCAGCAGGCCTGGGTGATCCGCGACGTCGGGGTGTTCTACACGGACGATTGCCTGCGGGTCGACGTGATCTATCGCAAGGAAGACACCGTCGTCGGGCGGCTGGGCCCAAGCGAGTCGGTCCAAGTGCGCCTAACGCTCGCCACATTGGGCGGACCACTTTATGGCAGATAG
- the lptG gene encoding LPS export ABC transporter permease LptG, translating to MIGLGRLERYVLVRTLGGVGAALAVISAVIVLVQFVDLSRQVGVRADVGAAQVFGLTLLRSPSVIQILLPFVFLFGGISAYVGLNRRSELVAMRAAGISAWRFILPSAMAALVAGALTVGVLNPVAAALNARFENDRARLMENYLGDTPKDVWLRQGDDKNQIVIHARSRDTVDGTVRLRGVSLFVYQKNKAGAPEFKRRLEAAEARLMPGFWQLKDVREATAGESSVRSDSLSIRSTLDAEAAMERFASPDAIAFWRLPAAIRLTEQAGFSASGYRLRFEQLLATPLLFAAMSILAAAFSLRLARLGGLAGLAGAGVALGFVVFFFNQFAGALGKGDILPLFAAAWAPPVVALLSGLTLLCYTEDG from the coding sequence GTGATCGGCCTCGGACGCCTGGAGCGCTACGTCCTGGTCCGCACCCTCGGCGGGGTCGGCGCGGCGCTGGCCGTGATCTCGGCGGTGATCGTCCTCGTCCAGTTCGTCGACCTCTCCCGGCAGGTCGGGGTGCGCGCGGACGTCGGCGCGGCCCAGGTCTTCGGCCTGACCCTGCTGCGCTCGCCGTCGGTGATCCAGATCCTGCTGCCCTTCGTCTTCCTGTTCGGCGGGATCAGCGCCTACGTCGGCCTGAACCGGCGCAGCGAGCTGGTGGCCATGCGCGCGGCGGGCATTTCCGCCTGGCGCTTCATCCTGCCCTCGGCCATGGCGGCCCTGGTGGCCGGCGCCCTGACCGTGGGGGTGCTCAATCCGGTGGCCGCAGCGCTCAACGCCCGCTTCGAGAACGACCGGGCCCGGCTGATGGAGAACTATCTGGGCGACACGCCCAAGGACGTCTGGCTGCGCCAGGGGGACGACAAGAACCAGATCGTCATCCACGCCCGCAGCCGCGACACGGTGGACGGGACCGTGCGCCTGCGCGGCGTGTCCCTGTTCGTCTACCAGAAGAACAAGGCCGGCGCGCCGGAGTTCAAGCGCCGCCTGGAGGCCGCCGAGGCGCGCCTGATGCCGGGCTTCTGGCAACTGAAGGACGTGCGCGAGGCGACGGCCGGCGAGAGCTCGGTGCGCTCCGACAGCCTGTCGATCCGCTCCACCCTCGACGCGGAGGCGGCCATGGAACGGTTCGCCTCGCCCGACGCCATCGCCTTCTGGCGGCTGCCGGCCGCCATCCGGCTCACCGAGCAGGCGGGATTCTCCGCCTCCGGCTACCGGCTGCGATTCGAGCAGCTGCTGGCGACGCCGCTGCTGTTCGCGGCCATGTCGATCCTCGCCGCGGCCTTCTCCCTGCGGCTGGCCCGGCTGGGCGGCCTGGCGGGGCTCGCCGGGGCCGGCGTGGCGCTGGGATTCGTGGTCTTCTTCTTCAACCAGTTCGCCGGGGCGTTGGGGAAAGGTGACATCCTGCCACTATTCGCCGCCGCATGGGCCCCGCCGGTCGTGGCGCTGCTGTCGGGTCTCACCCTGCTCTGCTACACCGAAGACGGTTGA
- the lptF gene encoding LPS export ABC transporter permease LptF, whose translation MRLIDRYLLRQLLGPTLLATAALTAVALLSQSLSGLDLIVNQRQSALVFLKITLLAMPQLINMVLPIAIFVAGLVALNRLHTEQEIVVAFAGGMSRWRVISPAIRLACTIAFLALLMNLFVQPAAYRAMRQELFQVRTDLASTLVREGEFTEPAPGLTVYAQSVDGKGNFHNLFIHQMKPDGTATTYTADVGRIAKRLGHPVLIMHKGSNQEFSERGVLNYLTFDEYVFDLSPLAATDELVHYKPSDRFPHELFFPDFKQDWERRNRLSLLAEGHARIATPLFNIAFMAMALSAILGGGFSRLGYGRRIAVMGGLAAVVRILGFVVQAACENNAWLNILQYAVPLLALAFALRSIFRQQVSRSIDMYRRRGPSAAGFAPGAAQ comes from the coding sequence ATGCGCCTGATCGACCGCTACCTCCTGCGCCAGCTCCTTGGCCCCACGCTGCTCGCCACCGCGGCGCTGACGGCGGTCGCCCTGCTGAGCCAGAGCCTCTCGGGCCTCGACCTGATCGTCAACCAGCGGCAGAGCGCCCTGGTGTTCCTGAAGATCACCCTGCTGGCGATGCCGCAGCTGATCAATATGGTTCTGCCGATCGCCATCTTCGTGGCCGGCCTGGTGGCGCTCAACCGTCTGCATACCGAGCAGGAGATCGTCGTCGCCTTTGCAGGGGGCATGAGCCGCTGGCGGGTGATCTCGCCGGCCATCCGGCTGGCCTGCACCATCGCCTTCCTGGCGCTGCTGATGAACCTGTTCGTGCAGCCCGCCGCCTATCGCGCCATGCGCCAGGAGCTGTTCCAGGTTCGCACCGACCTGGCCTCGACCCTGGTGCGCGAGGGCGAGTTCACCGAGCCGGCTCCGGGCCTGACGGTCTACGCACAATCGGTTGACGGAAAAGGCAATTTCCACAACCTGTTCATTCACCAGATGAAGCCCGACGGGACGGCGACCACCTACACCGCCGACGTGGGTCGGATCGCCAAGCGGCTCGGCCACCCCGTGCTGATCATGCACAAGGGCTCCAACCAGGAGTTCTCCGAGCGCGGCGTGCTCAACTACCTGACCTTCGACGAGTACGTCTTCGACCTGTCGCCGCTGGCCGCCACCGACGAGCTCGTCCACTACAAGCCGTCCGACCGTTTCCCGCACGAGCTGTTCTTCCCCGACTTCAAGCAGGACTGGGAGCGGCGCAACCGGCTGAGCCTGCTGGCCGAGGGCCACGCGCGGATCGCCACGCCGCTCTTCAACATCGCCTTCATGGCCATGGCGCTGTCGGCGATCCTCGGCGGCGGCTTCTCCCGGCTGGGCTATGGCCGGCGGATTGCGGTGATGGGCGGACTGGCCGCCGTGGTCCGCATCCTCGGCTTCGTGGTCCAGGCCGCCTGCGAGAACAACGCCTGGCTCAACATCCTGCAATACGCCGTACCGCTGCTGGCGCTCGCCTTCGCGCTGCGCAGCATCTTCCGCCAGCAGGTCAGCCGGTCCATCGACATGTACCGCCGGCGCGGGCCGTCGGCGGCGGGCTTCGCCCCGGGAGCTGCGCAGTGA
- a CDS encoding leucyl aminopeptidase produces MEIEFVAASAALPPKTALARIVFEGQPHEGALAQAVAASRFTGAKGQTLDIVAPAGVDAARLVLVGAGKSDAFDALGAEHAAATAYGAVKTSGVEILRVELPNGDADLAARAALGVRLASYRFDKYRTKEPADKKPSVVRAQIATVASDAALAAFPPLAALADAVSFTRDLVSEPANVLYPVEFARRVKELERLGLEVEILGEAEMLKLGMGSLLGVGQGSVRESQLVVIRWNGATDKAAQPIAFVGKGVCFDTGGISIKPADGMEDMKWDMGGAGAVTGLMHVLAGRKAKVNAIGILGLVENMPDGNAQRPGDVVTSMSGQTIEVINTDAEGRLVLADALWYCQQRFKPKFMVDLATLTGAIIISLGNDYGGLFSNNDELSANLLDASGKEGEPLWRMPLPPQYDKNIDSVIADVKNTGGRPGGSITAALFIQRFVNGLPWAHLDIASTAWKKPSTVPTLPEGATGYGVRLLNRMVQDKYES; encoded by the coding sequence ATGGAGATTGAGTTCGTCGCGGCCAGCGCCGCCCTGCCGCCCAAGACGGCTCTGGCCCGTATCGTCTTCGAAGGCCAGCCTCATGAGGGCGCATTGGCGCAGGCCGTCGCGGCCAGCCGCTTCACGGGCGCCAAGGGCCAGACCCTGGACATCGTCGCCCCGGCCGGCGTGGACGCCGCCCGCCTTGTGCTGGTGGGCGCGGGCAAGTCGGACGCCTTCGACGCCCTGGGCGCCGAGCATGCCGCGGCCACGGCCTACGGCGCGGTGAAGACGTCGGGCGTCGAGATCCTGCGGGTCGAGCTGCCGAACGGCGACGCCGACCTCGCGGCGCGGGCCGCGCTGGGCGTGCGGCTGGCGAGCTACCGTTTCGACAAGTACCGGACCAAGGAACCTGCGGACAAGAAGCCGTCCGTTGTCCGGGCGCAGATCGCCACCGTCGCTTCGGATGCGGCGCTCGCCGCCTTCCCGCCGCTGGCGGCCTTGGCCGACGCGGTGAGCTTCACCCGCGACCTGGTCTCCGAGCCCGCCAACGTCCTCTATCCGGTGGAATTCGCCCGCCGGGTGAAAGAGCTGGAGCGCCTCGGCCTGGAGGTCGAGATCCTCGGCGAGGCCGAGATGCTCAAGCTCGGCATGGGCTCGTTGCTCGGCGTCGGCCAAGGCAGCGTCCGCGAGAGCCAGCTGGTGGTGATCCGCTGGAACGGCGCGACCGACAAGGCCGCCCAGCCGATCGCCTTCGTCGGCAAGGGCGTCTGCTTCGACACCGGCGGCATCTCCATCAAGCCGGCCGACGGTATGGAGGACATGAAGTGGGACATGGGCGGCGCGGGCGCCGTCACCGGCCTGATGCACGTGCTCGCCGGGCGCAAGGCCAAGGTCAACGCCATCGGCATCCTGGGCCTGGTGGAGAACATGCCCGACGGCAACGCCCAGCGCCCCGGCGACGTGGTGACCTCCATGTCCGGCCAGACCATCGAGGTGATCAACACCGACGCCGAGGGCCGCCTCGTGCTGGCCGACGCCCTCTGGTACTGCCAACAGCGGTTCAAGCCGAAGTTCATGGTCGACCTGGCGACCCTGACCGGGGCGATCATCATCAGCCTGGGCAACGACTACGGCGGCCTGTTCTCCAACAATGACGAGCTGTCGGCCAACCTGCTGGACGCCTCGGGCAAGGAGGGCGAGCCGCTGTGGCGCATGCCGCTGCCGCCGCAGTACGACAAGAATATCGATTCCGTGATCGCCGACGTGAAGAACACCGGCGGCCGGCCGGGCGGCTCGATCACCGCGGCCCTGTTCATCCAGCGCTTCGTCAACGGCTTGCCGTGGGCGCACCTGGATATCGCCTCGACCGCCTGGAAGAAGCCCTCGACCGTGCCGACCCTTCCCGAAGGCGCCACCGGCTACGGCGTGCGGCTGCTGAACCGGATGGTGCAGGACAAATACGAGTCATAA
- a CDS encoding alpha/beta fold hydrolase, giving the protein MRFVLLHSPLLGPLTWRATAAALAGRGHQTQTPSWPRLSSIAEGYYPALAAAMAANVEEGDPAVLVAHSGAGALVPALAAAMRAPPARVIFVDAILPHPRRSWFDTAPAEVRERLRGGAQMGQLPPWDDWWPPGALERLVPDPQLRQALVAELEPLPLAYFEEPAPEGDAAPPAAYLKLSGAYEDEARIAGRLGWPVVRLPMNHLAMLSQPDAVATAIEGLAAAGAPA; this is encoded by the coding sequence GTGCGCTTCGTCCTGCTGCATAGCCCGCTGCTGGGCCCGCTGACCTGGCGGGCGACGGCGGCGGCGCTGGCCGGCCGCGGTCATCAGACCCAGACGCCGTCCTGGCCGCGGCTCTCGTCGATCGCGGAGGGCTATTACCCGGCGCTGGCCGCGGCGATGGCGGCGAACGTCGAGGAGGGCGATCCCGCGGTGCTGGTGGCGCACAGCGGCGCCGGCGCGCTCGTGCCCGCCCTGGCGGCCGCCATGCGCGCGCCGCCGGCCCGGGTGATCTTCGTCGACGCCATCCTGCCGCATCCCCGCCGGAGCTGGTTCGACACCGCGCCCGCCGAGGTGCGCGAGCGGCTAAGGGGCGGCGCCCAGATGGGGCAGCTGCCGCCGTGGGACGACTGGTGGCCGCCCGGCGCGCTGGAGCGGCTGGTCCCCGATCCGCAGCTGCGCCAGGCGCTCGTGGCCGAGTTGGAGCCGTTGCCGCTGGCCTATTTCGAGGAGCCGGCCCCGGAGGGAGACGCCGCGCCGCCGGCCGCCTACCTCAAGCTGAGCGGAGCCTATGAAGACGAGGCGCGGATCGCCGGCCGGCTCGGGTGGCCCGTCGTGCGCCTGCCGATGAACCATCTGGCGATGCTGAGCCAGCCGGACGCCGTGGCCACCGCCATCGAGGGCCTCGCCGCCGCCGGGGCGCCGGCTTGA